One Longimicrobiales bacterium DNA window includes the following coding sequences:
- the ccsA gene encoding cytochrome c biogenesis protein CcsA, which translates to MSGNGLRKGGVALTVLGLTGLLAVYWLAFFWVSTEIRQGVAQRIFYVHVPAAWTAFLAFGIAALTSAMYLWLRDERLDRAAVSAAEGGMVFGTIMLITGPLWGKIAWGTYWNWEPRLTLTLLLWFIFLGYFMVRSATDNPEKGKRFAAVVAIVGALDIPFIHLSVVWFRSLHPEPVVLKPEGPSLPGDMLILLLASVAVFQILFFGLFLFRYSIENVRGEVESRAREATVA; encoded by the coding sequence ATGTCAGGCAACGGACTCCGAAAGGGGGGCGTGGCGCTGACGGTGCTAGGCCTGACCGGACTGCTGGCTGTGTACTGGCTTGCGTTTTTTTGGGTCTCGACCGAGATCCGTCAGGGTGTCGCCCAACGCATTTTCTATGTGCACGTCCCGGCCGCATGGACCGCCTTCCTGGCTTTCGGGATCGCGGCGCTCACGAGCGCCATGTACCTATGGTTGCGGGATGAGCGTTTGGACCGAGCGGCCGTTTCGGCTGCTGAAGGTGGCATGGTCTTTGGTACGATCATGCTCATCACGGGCCCGTTGTGGGGGAAAATCGCTTGGGGGACCTACTGGAATTGGGAGCCCAGACTGACGCTTACACTCCTGCTGTGGTTCATCTTTTTGGGGTACTTCATGGTGCGCAGTGCCACGGACAATCCTGAGAAAGGCAAACGATTCGCGGCGGTCGTGGCCATTGTAGGGGCTCTAGATATTCCATTCATCCACCTGAGCGTGGTGTGGTTCCGGTCTCTTCACCCTGAGCCAGTGGTTCTGAAGCCAGAGGGACCGTCTCTCCCGGGGGACATGCTGATCCTGCTGCTGGCGAGCGTGGCGGTGTTCCAGATTCTGTTCTTTGGGCTCTTTCTCTTCCGGTATTCCATCGAAAACGTACGCGGGGAAGTTGAGTCCCGTGCCCGCGAAGCCACGGTAGCGTGA
- the ccmA gene encoding heme ABC exporter ATP-binding protein CcmA gives MIKATGLVREFGSVVAVAGIDLELGAGEFLTVFGPNGAGKSSLLGLLGGSARPTRGTVSVRGEELDFGVESWRHRIGVLSHKSFLYSELTAAENLRFFGRLFGLTDLATRVPERLEQVGLTSRAHLMVSQLSHGMRQRLALARALLHDPDVVLLDEPYTGLDPSAAAVLRGVLTELKDGRRTVIMVTHNLGEGLHLASRVGIQVSGRFAWEGEVAELDAANFERFYHCVVEGRT, from the coding sequence GTGATCAAGGCGACGGGGTTGGTGCGAGAATTCGGCTCCGTCGTAGCGGTGGCGGGGATCGACCTGGAGTTAGGGGCAGGAGAATTCCTCACGGTCTTTGGGCCGAACGGAGCAGGGAAGTCTTCGCTACTGGGGCTATTGGGCGGTTCGGCGAGGCCCACTCGGGGGACTGTATCCGTGCGGGGCGAGGAACTCGACTTCGGCGTTGAGAGTTGGCGTCACCGAATCGGGGTACTTTCTCACAAGAGCTTCCTCTACTCCGAGTTGACGGCCGCCGAGAACCTCCGGTTTTTCGGTCGCCTCTTCGGCCTGACCGATCTCGCGACCCGTGTTCCGGAGCGGCTGGAGCAAGTGGGATTGACGAGTCGGGCCCATCTCATGGTCAGCCAACTCTCGCACGGTATGCGACAGAGGTTGGCGCTTGCGCGGGCCCTTCTCCACGACCCCGACGTCGTCCTCTTAGACGAGCCCTACACCGGCCTGGATCCTTCAGCTGCGGCGGTGCTGCGCGGTGTGCTCACTGAACTCAAGGATGGACGACGCACTGTGATTATGGTGACGCACAACCTTGGTGAAGGACTTCACCTCGCCTCGCGCGTGGGGATTCAAGTCAGCGGACGATTCGCCTGGGAGGGCGAGGTCGCCGAGTTGGATGCGGCGAACTTCGAGCGTTTCTACCACTGTGTGGTCGAGGGACGGACGTGA
- a CDS encoding CcmD family protein, translated as MKSTIQSALSVFVLLLAAGALGALGAQEMTNLPQGTRIAAQSLKPYWHVFIAYSVVILAVLGWVISMSRRLARLEAQLSD; from the coding sequence ATGAAATCGACGATACAATCTGCATTATCTGTGTTCGTTCTGCTCCTTGCCGCAGGCGCCCTGGGTGCGCTCGGCGCCCAAGAGATGACTAATCTCCCGCAAGGCACACGGATCGCGGCGCAGAGCCTCAAGCCGTATTGGCACGTTTTTATTGCCTATTCGGTCGTGATCTTGGCTGTCCTCGGGTGGGTGATTTCCATGTCTCGACGCTTGGCTCGTCTCGAGGCGCAGCTCAGCGACTAG
- a CDS encoding zinc ribbon domain-containing protein translates to MTLLIGALLVSAAVVLFILQPIVKGLHASLDRDEDELTDTEARKRVALLALRDVEYDYLAGKLDEEDYRALKSELTAEALAALEADEAARDGSDATAEEDLEAEIAQIRAGLNSGDACTTCGFANEPGSRFCSSCGTSVGAGVSG, encoded by the coding sequence ATGACCCTCCTGATTGGTGCCCTACTCGTTTCTGCCGCAGTCGTGCTGTTTATCTTGCAGCCGATCGTGAAGGGACTGCACGCCTCGCTCGATCGCGACGAGGACGAGCTCACGGATACGGAGGCCCGCAAGCGAGTGGCGCTGCTGGCGCTTCGTGATGTCGAGTATGACTACCTCGCAGGTAAGCTCGACGAAGAGGATTATCGCGCATTGAAGAGCGAGTTGACGGCAGAGGCGTTGGCTGCACTCGAAGCTGATGAAGCTGCGCGCGACGGATCGGACGCGACCGCTGAAGAGGACCTCGAGGCCGAGATTGCTCAGATTCGGGCAGGGCTCAATAGCGGTGATGCATGCACCACCTGCGGGTTCGCCAACGAGCCCGGCAGTCGTTTCTGCTCGTCGTGCGGCACGTCCGTCGGCGCCGGAGTATCGGGCTGA
- a CDS encoding AAA family ATPase translates to MSDLSLFEDSEETEATVGVTSGEAEGAADPIDLTAPLAARMRPRAMTEFRGQEHLLGKGRAIRAMLDQAAPKSMILWGPPGSGKTTLARIIARETGVRFVPFSAVTEGIARVREIIKEAAARLKTTGRRTILFCDEIHRFNKAQ, encoded by the coding sequence GTGAGCGACCTGAGCCTGTTTGAGGACTCTGAGGAAACGGAAGCGACCGTCGGTGTGACGTCGGGGGAAGCCGAGGGCGCGGCTGACCCCATCGATCTCACCGCGCCCCTGGCTGCACGTATGAGGCCTCGAGCGATGACGGAGTTTCGGGGTCAAGAGCACCTACTCGGTAAGGGCCGTGCCATCCGGGCGATGCTGGATCAAGCGGCTCCGAAGAGCATGATCCTCTGGGGACCGCCGGGGAGCGGAAAGACCACGCTTGCTCGCATTATCGCGCGGGAGACGGGCGTCAGATTCGTGCCGTTCAGTGCGGTGACGGAGGGGATCGCCCGAGTGCGGGAGATCATCAAGGAGGCGGCAGCGCGCCTGAAGACCACCGGACGGCGCACGATTCTGTTCTGTGATGAAATCCATCGTTTCAACAAGGCTCAGTAG
- a CDS encoding heme exporter protein CcmB, protein MAYLGQIRAIVWKDLLLELRTRERLVSMGAFAVLAAVLFNYAIDKTIVRPQDVAAGLIWMTIIFGGLLGVGRTFHLEAQNGAFQGVLMSPTPKDAVFLGKAISNFLLLYLVSLLVVAVFMLFFDLELGSSPTALALALGFGSLGFVSLGTLFAAVSSGTRMGETLLPVLVFPLLVPMVIYGVGATGRLLALRPVTEVAGSIRMLAAFAVMALGAGAFLFRFVLED, encoded by the coding sequence ATGGCCTATCTCGGTCAGATCCGCGCGATCGTGTGGAAGGACTTGCTGCTCGAGTTGAGGACACGCGAACGGTTGGTTTCCATGGGGGCGTTCGCTGTGCTAGCAGCGGTCCTGTTCAACTATGCGATCGACAAAACGATCGTGAGGCCTCAGGACGTGGCGGCTGGCTTGATTTGGATGACGATCATCTTCGGGGGGCTCCTCGGAGTCGGCCGGACGTTCCACCTAGAGGCGCAGAATGGGGCGTTCCAAGGCGTACTGATGAGCCCCACCCCCAAGGACGCGGTGTTTCTTGGAAAGGCTATCTCGAATTTTCTCCTCCTCTACCTCGTGTCGCTGCTCGTGGTTGCGGTCTTCATGCTGTTCTTTGACCTGGAGTTGGGGTCGAGTCCGACCGCTCTCGCGTTGGCGCTTGGCTTCGGGTCCTTGGGTTTCGTTTCGCTGGGGACGCTGTTTGCCGCAGTCTCTTCAGGGACGCGCATGGGGGAAACACTACTCCCCGTTCTTGTTTTTCCGCTTTTGGTGCCTATGGTGATCTACGGCGTCGGTGCGACCGGACGCCTCCTAGCACTGAGGCCGGTCACTGAAGTAGCGGGGAGCATTCGCATGCTTGCAGCATTCGCCGTTATGGCGCTCGGTGCGGGTGCCTTTCTTTTTCGATTCGTCTTGGAGGACTGA
- the recA gene encoding recombinase RecA produces the protein MTTAQMTENKKTDSKKVDQKQKALDTALTQIERSYGKGSIMRMGEDGGFTKIEAISTGAINLDAAIGIGGVPRGRISEIYGPESSGKTTLCLQVIANAQAGGGVAAFIDAEHALDIGYARKLGVDVDNLLVSQPDTGEQGLEIAEVLIRSNAVDVVVIDSVAALVPRAEIEGEMGDTHVGLQARLMSQALRKLTGAVNRSHASVIFTNQIREKIGVMFGSPETTSGGRALKFYASLRLDIRRIGAIKDGQDVIGNRTRVKVVKNKCAPPFKQAEFDIMYNEGVSHAALLVDIGSEHEIVDKSGSWFSYGDLRLGQGKENSKQFLLDNQDIADEIEARVRVVLGLDEEPSSDLTEGEDPAGAAAATAPDEAATD, from the coding sequence ATGACCACGGCGCAAATGACCGAAAATAAGAAGACCGACAGTAAGAAAGTCGACCAGAAGCAAAAGGCTCTGGATACAGCTCTCACCCAGATTGAACGCTCGTACGGCAAGGGCTCGATCATGCGGATGGGCGAAGACGGCGGGTTCACTAAGATCGAGGCGATCTCCACCGGTGCCATCAACCTCGACGCTGCCATCGGTATCGGTGGCGTGCCTCGCGGTCGGATCAGCGAGATCTATGGTCCAGAGTCGTCTGGTAAGACAACGCTTTGCCTCCAGGTCATCGCTAATGCTCAGGCAGGGGGTGGGGTTGCTGCCTTCATCGATGCCGAGCATGCGCTGGATATTGGATACGCCCGAAAGCTCGGCGTCGACGTGGACAATCTCCTCGTGTCGCAGCCAGACACGGGCGAACAGGGTCTTGAGATCGCTGAGGTCCTCATCCGCAGCAATGCCGTGGACGTCGTAGTGATCGATTCCGTCGCCGCACTCGTGCCGAGGGCTGAGATCGAAGGCGAGATGGGTGATACGCACGTCGGGCTTCAGGCCCGGCTCATGAGTCAGGCACTCCGCAAACTCACCGGAGCGGTCAACCGGTCGCACGCGTCTGTCATCTTCACCAATCAGATCCGTGAGAAGATCGGCGTCATGTTCGGGAGCCCCGAAACGACATCGGGTGGGCGAGCTTTGAAGTTCTATGCTTCACTCCGACTCGATATTCGTCGTATTGGGGCGATCAAGGACGGGCAGGACGTGATCGGGAACAGGACACGTGTAAAGGTCGTGAAGAACAAGTGCGCTCCGCCGTTCAAGCAGGCCGAGTTCGACATCATGTATAACGAGGGCGTGAGTCACGCTGCGCTGCTTGTGGACATCGGGTCGGAGCATGAGATCGTGGATAAGTCGGGTTCGTGGTTCTCCTACGGAGATCTGCGCCTGGGCCAGGGTAAGGAGAACTCGAAGCAGTTCCTCCTGGACAACCAGGATATTGCGGACGAAATCGAGGCGAGGGTGCGTGTCGTACTCGGACTCGACGAGGAGCCTTCGAGTGACCTGACTGAAGGTGAAGATCCGGCTGGAGCGGCGGCTGCAACGGCACCTGATGAAGCGGCGACCGACTGA
- a CDS encoding SDR family NAD(P)-dependent oxidoreductase, whose product MNNLIDLTGKNALVTGGSRGVGRATALMLARAGAGVGIAYRSRAEEAAGVVEELRALGVHAWAQAGDLSSPDAANALFERAQEEFDGLDLFVGNHGIWPPVDAPVSEMTDEQWHSTIGANLHSVFYTCRAAARVLRDHGRVVLVGSTAGQRGESFHADYASTKGAMISFVKGFCLELAPRGITVNCVAPGWIDTEMSESAYRGDERDRVAAAIPIGRIATADDVAGPIVFLCSELGRHLTGEIMNVNGGAVLVG is encoded by the coding sequence ATGAACAACCTGATTGATCTGACCGGGAAGAACGCACTCGTGACGGGTGGTTCCAGGGGTGTCGGCCGAGCGACGGCGCTCATGCTCGCTCGAGCCGGAGCCGGTGTTGGAATCGCCTATCGGAGCCGCGCGGAGGAGGCTGCCGGTGTGGTCGAAGAACTCCGTGCTCTGGGTGTGCATGCTTGGGCCCAGGCCGGGGACTTGTCGTCTCCTGATGCTGCGAACGCGCTCTTCGAACGCGCACAGGAGGAGTTCGATGGCCTAGATCTTTTTGTGGGCAACCACGGAATTTGGCCCCCAGTAGATGCGCCGGTGTCGGAAATGACGGATGAGCAGTGGCACAGCACCATCGGTGCGAATCTGCATTCCGTCTTCTACACGTGCAGAGCCGCGGCGCGTGTCCTGCGGGACCATGGCCGGGTCGTATTGGTCGGCTCCACAGCGGGGCAGCGAGGCGAGTCGTTCCACGCGGATTATGCTTCGACGAAGGGAGCGATGATCTCGTTCGTTAAAGGCTTTTGCCTCGAGCTCGCGCCGAGAGGGATCACAGTGAACTGCGTGGCGCCTGGTTGGATTGACACGGAAATGTCCGAGAGTGCGTATCGAGGTGATGAGCGCGATCGTGTGGCAGCGGCGATCCCGATCGGCCGGATTGCGACGGCTGATGACGTCGCGGGACCGATCGTGTTCTTGTGCTCCGAACTTGGGCGCCACCTGACAGGAGAGATCATGAACGTGAATGGGGGCGCGGTACTCGTGGGGTGA
- a CDS encoding SIS domain-containing protein, with product MNDATLTIRDHLTSLADLSVLVSDEMSEDIAALAALVLSTVEAGGKIMFCGNGGSAANAQHLATEYVVRFARERRAVAALALTTDTSLLTAGANDYGFDTIFSRQIEALGRPGDILVLHSTSGDSENLIAAVEAAKVLDIRTVALLAKGGGRLKSVVDQALVVPTQSTARAQELHLAIGHIVCEIVDKAVAGDS from the coding sequence GTGAATGACGCGACTTTGACCATCCGGGATCACCTGACCTCTTTAGCTGACCTGTCTGTTCTCGTCTCAGACGAAATGAGCGAAGACATAGCGGCACTGGCCGCCTTGGTCCTCTCTACAGTAGAGGCAGGCGGGAAGATCATGTTCTGCGGGAACGGCGGGTCCGCGGCCAACGCCCAGCACCTCGCGACCGAATATGTGGTTCGTTTCGCTCGCGAACGCAGAGCTGTCGCGGCGCTCGCGCTAACGACGGACACGTCGTTGTTGACCGCAGGAGCGAACGACTACGGCTTTGACACGATCTTCTCGAGGCAAATCGAGGCGTTAGGGCGGCCCGGTGACATCCTTGTGTTGCACTCGACGAGTGGGGATTCTGAGAACCTGATCGCCGCGGTCGAAGCTGCGAAGGTACTGGACATCCGGACTGTGGCGTTGCTCGCCAAGGGTGGAGGTCGGCTGAAGTCGGTCGTTGATCAGGCGCTCGTTGTGCCTACCCAATCGACGGCACGCGCCCAGGAACTCCACCTGGCAATTGGACATATCGTCTGCGAGATCGTCGACAAAGCGGTCGCAGGCGACAGCTAG
- the alaS gene encoding alanine--tRNA ligase, with protein sequence MKTAEIRQRFIDYFEERGHEIRPSSSLVPGDDPTLLFTNAGMVQFKRIFLGHDQVGYNRAVTSQKCVRAGGKHNDLEEVGRTTRHHTFFEMLGNFSFGDYFKRDAIAFAWELMTDVYGLDPERFYATVHHTDDEAADLWATEIGLPANRIYRLGDKDNFWQMADTGPCGPCSELHYDMRDDRAPITSTEEFVELNESGIIIELWNLVFMQFDRDASGELTPLPAQSVDTGAGLERIASVLQGVDSNFHIDLFEPMLERVAELVGRPYDRDSEEGVSYRVLADHARSVAFLLADGVFPANDGRGYVLRRILRRAVRHAWLMDRREPTLVGVVEAVIDSMSEVYPDLGRRREHILRTTRAEEERFLDTIEGGMSRFDELASGEERMIPGSEAFKLYDTFGFPLDLTQLMAEERGYSVDISGFESALDEQRERSRANRRASGPVVDGASNEEGWTHVSDGDYAFVGYDELRVETNVLAYRQDADVTGLILQRNPFYVESGGQISDLGSVTGEGWSLDVTSLAKVGNRTAVFGAVGEGFPSDFSELTVLAEVPTRVRRDTVRNHTATHLLHAALRQVLGEHVVQRGSLVSAEKLRFDFAHTAPMTEEERGRVEKIVNEGIWADHPVEIAQRSYDQAVESGAMALFGEKYGDEVRVVNIPGVSMELCGGTHARHTGEIGLFRMVGESGVAAGVRRVEGLTGRGAYDYLRGREDALGHAAAVLKTQPDNLSHRAEQLLEEKAELEGLLDELRSDAGSGETRVVSESLSAEEGGPRYLGIRLKARDADDARKWGDRFVSQGSGVAVLVAEMPGDKRSMFTFVTDDLISKGVRADAVVREVAAVVGGRGGGRPHMAQAGVEEPERIDEALEAGLSVVRDLMASPKA encoded by the coding sequence ATGAAGACCGCAGAAATCCGACAGAGATTCATCGACTACTTCGAAGAGAGGGGTCACGAGATCCGCCCGAGTTCGTCCCTGGTACCGGGAGACGACCCGACGCTGCTGTTCACGAATGCCGGGATGGTGCAGTTCAAACGCATCTTCCTGGGTCACGACCAGGTGGGCTACAATCGCGCGGTGACGTCGCAGAAGTGCGTCCGGGCCGGTGGGAAGCACAACGATCTGGAAGAAGTCGGACGGACGACGCGCCACCACACGTTCTTCGAGATGTTGGGCAACTTCTCGTTCGGGGACTACTTCAAGCGGGACGCGATCGCTTTCGCTTGGGAGCTGATGACCGACGTGTACGGGCTCGATCCCGAGCGCTTCTATGCCACGGTACACCATACCGATGATGAAGCAGCGGACCTTTGGGCGACCGAAATCGGCCTCCCTGCGAATCGGATCTACCGGCTTGGTGACAAAGACAATTTCTGGCAGATGGCCGACACCGGGCCGTGCGGTCCGTGCTCGGAACTGCACTATGACATGCGGGATGATCGTGCACCCATCACCAGCACTGAAGAATTCGTAGAACTCAATGAGTCCGGAATCATCATTGAGCTGTGGAATCTCGTCTTCATGCAGTTCGATCGAGACGCCTCGGGTGAATTGACGCCTCTGCCTGCGCAATCTGTGGATACTGGTGCTGGACTCGAGCGGATCGCCTCCGTGCTCCAAGGAGTCGATTCGAACTTCCACATCGATCTGTTCGAACCAATGCTCGAACGAGTGGCGGAGTTGGTCGGCCGCCCATACGACCGCGACTCAGAAGAGGGTGTCAGCTACCGAGTGCTTGCAGATCACGCCCGGTCCGTTGCCTTCCTGTTGGCTGATGGTGTTTTTCCGGCGAACGACGGACGCGGATACGTGCTACGCAGGATTCTCCGGCGCGCGGTCCGACATGCATGGCTCATGGACCGACGTGAGCCGACGCTCGTCGGGGTCGTGGAAGCCGTAATCGATTCGATGTCAGAAGTGTATCCGGATCTCGGTCGGCGTCGGGAGCATATCCTACGAACCACCCGGGCCGAGGAGGAGCGCTTCCTCGACACCATCGAAGGCGGCATGAGCCGCTTCGACGAGCTGGCCTCGGGAGAGGAGAGGATGATCCCCGGGAGTGAAGCGTTCAAGTTGTATGACACGTTCGGCTTTCCGCTCGACCTCACGCAGTTGATGGCGGAGGAGCGCGGTTATTCGGTGGATATTTCAGGGTTCGAGTCGGCCCTGGATGAGCAACGTGAGCGATCCCGCGCCAATCGGAGAGCCTCCGGTCCAGTGGTGGACGGTGCCTCCAACGAAGAAGGATGGACCCACGTCTCCGATGGGGATTATGCATTCGTTGGGTATGACGAATTGCGGGTGGAAACCAATGTCCTCGCGTATCGTCAAGACGCTGATGTGACTGGACTGATCCTTCAGCGAAACCCCTTTTACGTGGAGAGCGGTGGCCAGATCTCAGACTTGGGGTCGGTAACAGGTGAAGGGTGGAGCCTCGATGTGACGAGCCTCGCCAAGGTCGGTAACCGGACAGCCGTATTCGGCGCCGTGGGAGAGGGCTTTCCTTCGGATTTCTCCGAACTGACCGTCCTGGCTGAGGTCCCAACTCGGGTTCGCCGTGACACGGTCCGGAATCACACCGCCACACATCTTCTGCATGCCGCGCTGCGCCAGGTGCTCGGTGAGCATGTCGTGCAGCGAGGCTCACTGGTCTCGGCGGAGAAATTGCGTTTCGATTTCGCCCACACGGCTCCGATGACCGAGGAAGAGCGGGGCCGGGTCGAGAAGATCGTGAATGAGGGTATTTGGGCCGATCATCCCGTAGAAATCGCCCAGCGGAGCTACGACCAAGCCGTCGAGTCCGGGGCGATGGCTCTTTTCGGGGAAAAGTACGGCGACGAAGTGCGTGTGGTGAACATCCCGGGTGTCAGCATGGAACTGTGCGGTGGAACCCACGCGCGTCACACTGGTGAAATCGGACTCTTCCGCATGGTTGGGGAGTCAGGAGTGGCCGCGGGCGTGCGTCGCGTCGAGGGGCTGACGGGTCGAGGCGCATACGACTATCTGCGTGGGCGTGAAGACGCACTTGGGCACGCTGCGGCCGTCCTCAAGACGCAGCCAGACAATTTGAGCCACCGCGCTGAGCAGTTACTTGAAGAAAAGGCAGAACTTGAGGGCTTGCTTGACGAACTCCGGTCTGATGCCGGATCGGGTGAGACGAGGGTCGTTTCCGAGTCTCTCAGTGCCGAAGAAGGCGGCCCACGATACCTCGGGATCCGCCTGAAGGCACGAGATGCGGACGATGCCCGGAAGTGGGGTGACCGATTCGTTTCCCAAGGCTCGGGCGTTGCCGTACTGGTGGCTGAGATGCCTGGTGACAAACGATCGATGTTCACGTTTGTGACCGATGATCTGATCTCGAAGGGTGTGCGCGCGGATGCGGTCGTGCGAGAGGTCGCCGCCGTGGTTGGCGGTCGAGGTGGCGGGCGCCCGCATATGGCGCAGGCCGGCGTCGAGGAACCGGAGCGCATCGATGAAGCACTCGAGGCCGGACTGTCTGTGGTGCGCGATCTCATGGCGAGCCCGAAGGCATGA
- the hflX gene encoding GTPase HflX encodes MQNDSNGGPSAARAEGTDIPTQLIDLQTPVDRTVLVGAPPRGMDQRLVDEHLIEMERLTDTAGGEVVGTLTQRVDRPHPRFFIGKGKAEELKTLVDESEGDLVIFDEELSPAQGKNLEELLGVRVMDRSELILDIFATRARSHEARMQVELAQLEYLLPRLRRMWSHLSRIRGGIGLRGPGETQLETDRRLIGKRIGDLKSNLRDVAKAREIQRRVRQGAFRAALVGYTNAGKSSLLRALSGADLFVEDRLFATLDSATRAVDLGSGHEALITDTVGFIRKLPHHLVASFRSTLEEAREADVLMHVIDASHTDWEEQREVVIGVLESLDLGEANKILVFNKVDRITHAEQDALQARIRALEGIPAVFVSAHDPQSLDAIRETLTARIRAKLSEVVVRIPVADGSTIAALYREAEVIERVDDATTVALTARVPVPFLGRLRSKDGIRIEEA; translated from the coding sequence TTGCAGAACGACTCAAATGGTGGGCCGAGCGCCGCTCGCGCGGAGGGGACTGACATTCCGACTCAACTGATCGACTTACAGACTCCCGTGGACCGCACGGTGCTCGTGGGGGCGCCACCTCGTGGTATGGACCAGAGGTTGGTTGATGAACATCTCATTGAGATGGAGCGGCTTACTGACACGGCAGGCGGCGAAGTCGTGGGTACGCTCACGCAAAGGGTTGACCGGCCCCACCCTCGCTTTTTCATAGGGAAGGGGAAGGCCGAGGAATTGAAGACCCTCGTGGATGAGAGCGAGGGGGATCTAGTGATCTTCGATGAGGAACTCAGTCCGGCTCAAGGGAAGAACCTCGAAGAACTACTCGGTGTTCGTGTCATGGACCGCTCGGAGTTGATCCTCGACATCTTCGCGACTCGGGCTCGCTCGCATGAGGCGCGAATGCAGGTCGAGCTCGCTCAGCTCGAATACTTGTTGCCGCGGCTGCGCAGGATGTGGAGTCACCTCTCACGAATCCGCGGAGGAATCGGACTGCGGGGGCCCGGAGAAACTCAGCTGGAGACTGACCGTCGACTCATCGGAAAACGAATCGGGGATCTCAAGTCGAATCTCCGTGACGTTGCCAAGGCCCGTGAGATCCAACGCCGGGTACGTCAGGGCGCGTTCCGGGCGGCGCTGGTCGGATACACGAACGCGGGAAAATCATCACTTTTGCGCGCGCTGTCGGGGGCGGACCTCTTCGTGGAAGATCGCCTCTTCGCCACTCTGGATTCAGCCACCCGAGCGGTCGATCTCGGGTCCGGGCATGAGGCGTTAATAACGGATACGGTTGGGTTTATCCGCAAGCTTCCACACCACTTGGTGGCCTCGTTCCGGTCCACGCTCGAGGAAGCGCGAGAGGCCGATGTGCTGATGCACGTGATCGACGCCTCCCATACGGATTGGGAGGAGCAACGCGAGGTCGTGATCGGGGTGCTTGAGAGTCTCGACCTTGGTGAAGCGAACAAGATTCTGGTGTTCAACAAGGTCGACCGGATCACCCACGCCGAACAGGACGCCCTGCAGGCGAGGATCCGCGCCCTTGAAGGCATTCCCGCGGTTTTTGTGTCCGCTCACGATCCACAGAGCCTTGATGCGATCCGTGAGACGCTCACGGCGCGTATCCGAGCGAAGCTGTCGGAGGTCGTCGTTCGGATTCCGGTAGCCGACGGCAGTACAATCGCGGCCCTGTATCGGGAGGCCGAGGTCATTGAACGCGTGGATGATGCCACAACGGTTGCACTGACTGCCCGGGTCCCCGTCCCATTCCTTGGACGCCTGCGTTCTAAAGACGGAATCCGAATTGAAGAGGCCTAA
- a CDS encoding pyridoxine 5'-phosphate synthase, whose translation MRLYVNIDHVATVREARKTDEPDPVLAAAAAEAGGADGITVHLREDRRHIQDRDVELLMKSVWTVVNLELAAVPEMVGLACAWQPMQATLVPEKREEITTEGGLDLMNDGPRSALVAGLERLRQSGIRTALFIDPDEESIRASHDLGVDAVELHTGEFANTRGSERDEQVARLRAAAELGRHLGLAVHAGHGLTYENVMPLAAISEIEELNIGHSIVSRAVFVGMESAVREMAGILAEVRG comes from the coding sequence ATGCGCCTTTACGTCAATATTGATCATGTGGCCACCGTCCGTGAGGCCCGTAAAACGGATGAGCCCGACCCGGTACTCGCCGCCGCTGCTGCGGAGGCAGGTGGGGCGGATGGGATCACGGTCCACCTTCGCGAGGATCGTCGTCACATTCAGGACCGTGACGTCGAGCTCCTCATGAAGTCAGTGTGGACGGTGGTGAACCTCGAACTTGCGGCGGTTCCAGAGATGGTCGGTCTCGCCTGTGCCTGGCAGCCCATGCAGGCGACTCTCGTTCCAGAAAAGCGAGAAGAAATCACGACTGAGGGCGGTCTCGACCTCATGAATGATGGGCCCCGGTCGGCCTTGGTAGCGGGACTTGAGCGGCTCAGGCAGTCGGGGATCCGCACGGCCCTTTTCATCGACCCTGACGAAGAGTCCATCCGGGCCTCTCATGATCTTGGGGTTGATGCAGTAGAGCTTCACACGGGCGAGTTCGCGAACACACGCGGCAGTGAGCGCGATGAGCAGGTGGCGCGGCTGCGGGCTGCTGCGGAATTGGGCAGACACCTCGGACTCGCGGTGCATGCCGGCCATGGGCTTACCTATGAGAACGTGATGCCGCTCGCCGCCATTTCGGAGATCGAAGAACTGAACATCGGACACAGTATCGTATCGCGCGCGGTTTTCGTGGGAATGGAGTCTGCCGTGAGAGAAATGGCCGGCATCCTGGCTGAGGTCCGTGGGTGA